Genomic segment of Engystomops pustulosus chromosome 8, aEngPut4.maternal, whole genome shotgun sequence:
CATCATCAGGGCTGAGTACGAAGCAAGTGATGTCCTCCTGATCCTCCTACAAGAAAAACCATGTGTGTTCAGGATTTACATTCTGTTCTTAGATACATTACAATCATTCTGTTTTTAGgtaaatgtgtatataatttAGTAAAATAGCTACATTAGAGGACAGAAGCATGGAGAACCAAACCCAATGCTACCCCCTTGGCACCTACCAGAGGAGCAGGGTAGGGTAGGGCAGGCAACTAGTATATCACTGTACAGCAGAAGTGCAAGACAGTCAAGGAGGTTTTCCAAACATATAACTAGAAAACAAATCATCACCTATACCATATGTGGGTCCAATTAATGGTGGACCAACTACCAATCCCAAGAAGCCAGGTATAATGTTCTCTATTCTATATGAATGAAGTAGTAGTTTGTgcatttctttttcttctttattaactCCTATGGAACTGCTAAAGAACATTGGACATATGGAACCAACAGGCTCTTACGTGATCAGCGATGGTCCAAGCGGTAACACTGGTGGGTAAGGAGTTGAGAATTCAGCTTACCTGTTCTATGGATCGGACCACGGTGCCGGTCGTGATCTCTACAATATTCAGCTTATTCTGACATATGCAGAGTAGATGAGTCCCCTCCTTATTGATCTGTCAGGGAATAAAAACCATCAGCAGCAGATCGCAGCAGCAGGATCCAAGGTGATAGAAGAAGAAAGCCTGATAAATACCTGAACCTTTCCTCCTTTGTAGAATGGTTCAATTTTTTTCTCCACAAGATAACTAGAAAATAAAAGGAACAGGTTATAGTTTACCCATCGTTCAATGTCTGTCTGGCTTTTGTCTGTTATTGTCACTAATGTAATGTGGTCTTGTAAAATTGTACTGTCCTGTAACGGTTTGTTATGTAACTGTAATGTTTAGCCATATCTGTGCGTAACAACTGCCGATACACTATGTACAGAACAATTTCCCACCCAGCGGATCGATAAAGTTGTACTGTACGGTACACTGTGCGCGCCCAGCTCTTTCGTATGTAATCACAGAGGGCAGCGATCAGCTTTGCTGTTACTCACACaaaggacttaagtactactgtAATAAAGGACTATAACCACCATCATGGATTTAGGGCTGTGAACATATATGTCTCACTTATTTGTCAGAAATCTGGATAGAAAGGTCCAGTGAGCGCAAGCGCAGTTTATTTGGATTCGCCGTGTATGTGCAGGATATTAGACATCTTCAGCGTGACACAAGATGCCCCCAACACAGCCGCACTAGGCGTAATGTGCATGCGCCACAGTGCACCCATAGGTCCGGTACACCCAGATTTCTCCACAAAGAACAGTGAAAGGGGCAGAGATGAGCTATATATGTTTGGGACCCTAAACTCCAGCGCTATAAATACTTGCTcacaaatagggggggggggcaactaccagacaggttcccttcaatgaACTTCCCATATAATAGGCAGGCGTGTGCTATATGACTTCACTAAAGACAACTACACATCCCCAATCTTACTTGGTCTTGAATTGCACCGAATGGGGCGCCATGTTAAGCGTCTAGCCGTTCCTCCCGCTGATCAGCACCGTTCAGCCGTCATACACGCGATACACATGTGTCGCATACAGTAACACAGACTTCCGGCGCCACACAGGAATTACTGCGGCCGCCATCTTGCTACACCAAAGTAATAGCAGCATGGCGCCGCATGTACACGTCACCACCAATCAAACGATAGTAAGTGCTTTGTACAGGATGATGGTCGTGATTGGTCAGTTATTGCAAAAAGTGTCACTTTTCTTTTCGCGCTCTCTGCGTGAGGTAAATCCGAGGAGCAACAGCGCCCATTGTGTGTAATGTGGTGGAATTTCTGTATCAGGTTATGTCAGCAATTCATTTTTTTCTGcacaagtcttaaaggggttttcccacgaattcTAGCtaggccctttccacaggatagggcattacttgctcagtgatgagaccccccacagatcacgaaaacgaggggtctgatggcataccaggtacctccgtcagacccctcagATGGCCGCACTTGACCCCCCTGCTccattaggccgcggtcacacgtaccgctaggcgtccgttgcagggaaacgcatgcgttcCTCTGGAAACGCGTGTGCGTTAGGACTGAGGAccacccctgtgcactagcgtcgcattatgaacggacgcccagcggtacgtgtgaccgcggccttaatcTCTATGGATCTGGTGTAGATCGACGAGCgcagtgctctgcaatttccgtcggctccattgaaatgtatggagcagaacgttcatgcttacgttttactaattttgtacaataaaacctaatgtgggggaaaaaaatctacaatttttgcatcaccattttctAAGTAGCAGAACTCTTTTCGTTTTTGGTGTATATAGCTGGATGAGCGCTTTTTGTTTGCTGGATATGTTGTGCTTTACAGCGGTACCATTTTTGTATTAATACTTTTTTTTGAtccatttttattgtattttatttgggacaaaataggtaaaaatcataatttttggtggcttttaaaaaaaaatctttatggcGTTCATGGTGTGAGTACTAGTACGGTGCTGAGTGCAAACAGCGGGAGCCTGGGCTGTACTAGTGCGGCGCAGGGTGGGAAGTTGTTAATGCACATTGCTCAGACCAAGGACCTTAGCGAGTTATGCCTGTTTACCACTAAATATGTATAAGTAAAATATCAGTTACTGTTTGCATTTTAttgaaaatgttatttatttttcattgatACAATGTAACTTTGTCATATTTCATAGAATGAGGAGCAAAATGTTTAAAACAAATGAAGGGATGAGGTGTACTACCAGAAACAAACTATAGATGGCACTGTAAAAAAAGAATCTTTCTTCTCATCCCAGACAAACCCCCAAGATCCAGAAAACTGATAATATTATAATTGAACTTTTACATTTGACAATGATACATACAAGACACAGTTAATAAATATATGcaataattaaaaaatagatttaatttaaagtaaccaaagaaaaaaatatttggagTCTTTAGCCGTACATGAGAGCACCTTCCCTTTTCTTGAAGGCCATCCTTGTTGCTGATGTGCACTTGTTAAGAATTTCATGCTTTTTTGGCCGCTGAGGAACCTGTGGTGTATTGCTGGAGGCAGGATGAGAGTTGGAGAGGCCTCTGGCATCTTTAGGGTTGCTTTGCATGACCAGTGCTTCTACACTTATCTTCCTTGGTAGTGGTACGGGCATGGGTTGTGGTTGTTCTTTGGAAGCTGGAGGTGGATCTCTGATGGCTTGTTTCTTAGGAAGCAAAGGCCTCATCCCTGCACCTGAGCTCGGGACCACCACCCTGACTTTTTCCTGTGGTGGTAATGGATTAGGAGGGTGTTGGAACCCGTATTGTGTCATCACTGGTAACCCACTTAAGGACCTGGATTTTCGGCGGTCCAGTTTATTTTCAGCAGCCTTTTGTGCATCATTATGGGTTGGATGTAAGTCGACTTTTCTCCACGATTCTTCTGGTCTACTCAGATCCAGGGTGCTGGAGGCTTTGAAGAGGTTTACCATAGAGGGGAAGTTTCCTTGGTTCATTATGGCTTCAAGCTGGTGACAATTCCGGTAGGGTTTCAAGTACATCGCTGGGACAAATCCAGTTTTTCCATTGTACCTGTTGATAAATGAGAATAACTTTATTATCGTCCATAGTGATGACTTCTGGTTTCCTTTAATCTAATTTAACTTGACATCTAGTGAGAAACTTCcctacagtgcctccacaggacaAATAAAGCATTACATAGAGGCCATTAAAATAATCTGCACCGGGTCCTCCACTGCTCTTAAAATTCCTACAGATTTTATTTTAGCCTTTATTACACTTACAATCTAGATCGAATTTATTATTTTCCAAAAATAGAATTCAGTTTTCTTACCTGATTAACCACCATCCATGGTTTGACTTCTCTACGACTTCCACTAGGACCCCTCTGGAGATGGACAATTCATCCTGGCTCATGGCTTCATAAGATGTGGTTGTATAGTATCGGGCCCCTGGATAAAGAAAGAATAATACATTGTATGTGTATGAATGAGTGATAACACTCCAGCATCACAAAGCCCCTGTATCATATTTCCTTGCAGTACCATGCCAGACCAATTGGAGCGTCATTCAGTCAAAATGTCTGAACTCTAAAACCCCATTGTTGTCTGTGAATTGGTGGCCATTGGCCTTCCTTTGCCACCCGTTGATGTGGAGAGTAAACATAAAAGCAGAACTTACCTTCTTCTTCAGATTCTGTTTCTGAATCTGTTTCTACTTTTTCTTCtgcagttctaaggaaaggagcTGGGAACCAGGCTACGCATTTCTCCTCATTCTCCACCAACCACCACCCTAAAATGAGAGAAAAGTTAATACACCATGCAAAAAATGTCCCTATATCTACTGGTAAGTATCAGGTAACCTCTCACCTGAGCTTTCCTTGATCAATACCCCCAGCTTTTCATTACTTTTGACTTTAAAGGGGCGGTTCTTGGTGTCCTTGGTCTCGTAATCTTCAACACACATGTACATTTGGGATATGATGGGTTCGGAGGCTGGAGGTTTGGGTAGTTGATTTGGCTGCTCTCTTTTCTGTGGTTCTCTTACCTCGGATGGCATTATCACTATGCTGTAACCAAAGAGACACATTTTATTTACACTTCATTTTATGTCTTCAAACTTCACAACTTTCCTTTAAGACAATCTACCACCACAATCATTGATGGTAGGCCGCTTTCACTTAGACCTCATACAAACTAACATGTGCTAGGCCCTGGCCGGGACCTGGGGCGTAGCATACAGCCGGCTGGGTAAGGGGAGGGTGACTGCTTCTTATCCTTCCCTGTCCGTAGGGAGCCGTGCAGCTGGGCAGTACTTACGGCACAAGATAGCACTTCTATGGCGGCTGTATTCTAGCTGCCGTTCCTAGGACTAGCATACGGCTGCCCTATGCGTTTCTGTAAATGGGACCTTACATGTGCATCTCTTCTTCATGTGTCTGGAACACTGTTTTGTTTATCCTTGGATCCCATgtatttacttaaaaaaatagcttttaaaaatatgcaaacaaACCTGAGGGGCTCATTGCTAAGTCATCTAAACCACTCTCACCTCAGCTGTGCTTTAATTATTTCTGAATAACGTTACACTGAGCCCCACTggatcatttgaatatttttaaaagctaTTTTTTAGAAAATACAGTGGACCCAAGCATATATAATTATGATATCTTATTTGTAACAAGGTCCCTGTTGGATAATAGAACTCTCCTCCCCCAGGTGAAATCGATATCAAACTCCCTGTGGCTAGAAAGTTCCCGTCAGTTTTTAGTTCCACTCTTCATAAGAAGCAGATGTGTCTGTGAGTGCTATCCAGACACACAACATCTTCCTCTTTCTTGCAATCTACCTGGACACCTGCACGTTCCACCTGGACCAAGCAATCGTGACCCAGTCAAGCGCTAGGCCGCGccccagccactcaggtaccaggggaatccagcttcccgcagggggatgttgcacatggtgaACTTTGAAATCATAAATACCAAGTCCTCCACAATTACAGACTCTAGTTATAACATCACTAAAGCTAATAGATGTGGGTCCTAAATAGTTTCCGAAATATGAAATTTCAGTCATTATGATGAGGCGTTGTACAGACCTGTTTTCGGGGAAGGTCACGTTGAGATCACTGTTGGTAGGAGTAAAAAATGTCACCACCAAGTTGCACTGTGAGATCTTGTTGTCGGTTTTCATCAGCTCCTGTGAAAATCTCTCCAGTAAGCGCAACCTCTCCATGAAGCGACTGCTGCTCCTGTTCTTCCTGAAGATTGGCACGTCTGTAAGGAGGGGGAGGAAACATGTGAGTCTTACAAAAGACTACAAAGGGAATAACCCTATTCTTAATTATAGTTATAGGGAGCGTATCTGTCAACGCTGGGTAAAAAAACCTATTGCTTAATGACAGATAATTATCTGAACATGTGACATATGGTTGCATTCATGCATTgcatataataatacatcacaacTGCAATGTGGGAATGGGACGTCACTCAGAAGTCCTACGGGTTTGGTCCCATCACCTTTGCTATTGGTTGGCCAGAATTTGGGCAGAACTCAATAATCAAACAGGTCCTAACGTCCCCCACCCTCCCCGATTCCACTTTGCTACAGGGCCCATTCTCTTCTATATAAGCCATTGCATAGAACTCGGAGGCAGATTCGTCATGGGGTCCTTACCTCTTAGTTTGGGGATCATTGTCTCAGATTTTCGGAGTAATCCGGATTCCAGAGGGAATTTTTTTCTTAATTCTCTCTATAAGCAAAATATGAAATGATTAGCAATCAGTATGTACGTTCTCTCATGTTTTGCCAGGTTATTAAGGCTAGGACTATATAGCAGGAACACAAGATCTTCGTATAGTGACATGTTAGTTTCAGCTAATAAAAGTGAACACCGTTTGAGGGGCAATAGTCCCAATAGtatttttacaaattaaaaaaataaaatgttcccAGATTTTCATAATATAGTGACTAATATATAAGGATTGACACATGACTAAGGCATTGCACGGGACACATGACTTAATTGTGGCGCCAACATGTGACCTCCAAGCCCCACCTAAAcgtaaaaaaacattttcattgtgCAACAGTGTCATAAATGTCTGTGTAAACAATGGTATAGAAATATTTGCATTGAGCAGAACATACACTGTCATAGACTTCATGATCTATGAAGATCAACGAAGATCAACGCagatttttttctccaaaaaagTTCTCAATACTTACGTGCATCTTTTTGAACTCTTCAAAGGAACGGTAGATGACAATTTCATTGCGGTCAGACCAAAGGATTGAAAATATATTGATCTGCCAAGATGAATATTTTAAAACGTTAACATAGATGCAATCTTTTTAACCACTGGGAATTGGTCAAAAACTACAATTCCCAACATGCTCTGGTGGACAAGGGCTCAACCATGGCCAAATGGATTCACCAATAGTAGGGGCATAGC
This window contains:
- the LOC140074804 gene encoding NADPH oxidase organizer 1-like isoform X1, which gives rise to MPQPDNVVGRHPLEAKAVGVLQSGKQKINIFSILWSDRNEIVIYRSFEEFKKMHRELRKKFPLESGLLRKSETMIPKLRDVPIFRKNRSSSRFMERLRLLERFSQELMKTDNKISQCNLVVTFFTPTNSDLNVTFPENSIVIMPSEVREPQKREQPNQLPKPPASEPIISQMYMCVEDYETKDTKNRPFKVKSNEKLGVLIKESSGWWLVENEEKCVAWFPAPFLRTAEEKVETDSETESEEEGARYYTTTSYEAMSQDELSISRGVLVEVVEKSNHGWWLIRYNGKTGFVPAMYLKPYRNCHQLEAIMNQGNFPSMVNLFKASSTLDLSRPEESWRKVDLHPTHNDAQKAAENKLDRRKSRSLSGLPVMTQYGFQHPPNPLPPQEKVRVVVPSSGAGMRPLLPKKQAIRDPPPASKEQPQPMPVPLPRKISVEALVMQSNPKDARGLSNSHPASSNTPQVPQRPKKHEILNKCTSATRMAFKKREGALMYG
- the LOC140074804 gene encoding NADPH oxidase organizer 1-like isoform X2, which produces MPQPDNVVGRHPLEAKAVGVLQSGKQKRELRKKFPLESGLLRKSETMIPKLRDVPIFRKNRSSSRFMERLRLLERFSQELMKTDNKISQCNLVVTFFTPTNSDLNVTFPENSIVIMPSEVREPQKREQPNQLPKPPASEPIISQMYMCVEDYETKDTKNRPFKVKSNEKLGVLIKESSGWWLVENEEKCVAWFPAPFLRTAEEKVETDSETESEEEGARYYTTTSYEAMSQDELSISRGVLVEVVEKSNHGWWLIRYNGKTGFVPAMYLKPYRNCHQLEAIMNQGNFPSMVNLFKASSTLDLSRPEESWRKVDLHPTHNDAQKAAENKLDRRKSRSLSGLPVMTQYGFQHPPNPLPPQEKVRVVVPSSGAGMRPLLPKKQAIRDPPPASKEQPQPMPVPLPRKISVEALVMQSNPKDARGLSNSHPASSNTPQVPQRPKKHEILNKCTSATRMAFKKREGALMYG